A window of the bacterium genome harbors these coding sequences:
- a CDS encoding dihydroorotate dehydrogenase electron transfer subunit, which produces MQLFKAKIGYCKEIAPSYFKMAILADIEANPGQFFHIKCANDNTFRLRRPFSLHRKLEDGFEILFEKKGFGTEFLSNLKRGDILDIIGPCGNGFKIMKKQSIIIGGGIGIAPLFELALRCRNPKILIGAKTKDSLLCVDDFRKCKIEPLVSTDDGSLGYHGFITDLFLDSIDSIDFILYACGPSKMLDSVIKIAKEKNIPCQISVESIIACGVGACLGCAYKTKNGYKKVCKDGPVFDVSEL; this is translated from the coding sequence ATGCAATTATTTAAGGCAAAGATTGGATATTGCAAAGAGATTGCTCCCTCCTATTTCAAAATGGCCATCTTGGCAGATATAGAAGCAAACCCTGGTCAATTCTTTCATATCAAATGTGCAAATGATAATACCTTTAGATTGAGAAGACCATTTTCCCTCCATAGAAAATTAGAAGATGGATTTGAAATTTTATTTGAAAAAAAAGGCTTTGGAACAGAATTTTTAAGTAATCTTAAAAGGGGTGATATTTTGGATATTATAGGTCCTTGTGGAAATGGGTTTAAAATTATGAAGAAACAATCCATCATTATTGGCGGAGGTATAGGAATTGCTCCACTTTTTGAGCTTGCTTTAAGATGTAGAAATCCCAAAATTCTTATTGGTGCAAAGACAAAAGACTCCCTTCTGTGTGTTGATGATTTTAGAAAATGTAAAATTGAGCCTCTAGTTTCAACCGATGATGGAAGCCTTGGTTATCATGGTTTTATCACAGACCTTTTTTTAGACTCTATAGACTCTATAGACTTTATCTTATACGCTTGTGGTCCTTCAAAAATGCTTGATAGTGTTATAAAAATAGCAAAAGAAAAGAATATTCCCTGTCAGATTTCTGTTGAAAGCATCATTGCTTGTGGTGTTGGTGCCTGCCTTGGCTG